The Clostridium sp. DL-VIII DNA window ACGAATCATTTAAAGGGGGAATATTAAATGATAAAGCAAATAGTGAAAGTAATTATATTTACAATAGCAATTACTTATCTGGCTTTACATTTTCAATGGTTAGAATTTTACAAAGGTTATAGCTATTCAGAAGAAAATCTTTTATTCTCAATAATATTTTTGTTAGCATGGCTGCTATTTAGTTTTTATTGGGGAATGATTCAAGAAAAAAAGTATCTAAGATTCATAAGTATATATTGGGGCATTGGAATTATTGCGTGTTTAATTATCTGTATTTTTGCTAATACTCAATCATTTCTATTTCCATTTTACATATGGTATGGTGGGCCATTATACGGGTTTAGATATGCGATACTTATGTTATGTGGCATAAGTATTGATAGAACAATTTTGATGTTAATAACTTTACCATTGGGGATAGTATCTTGTTTTACAGGATACTGGCTTGGATGTTGTAGCGTAAAAAAAATAAGCATGCAATTGAAAAAAATTATATTAATCGGTACTATTTTAATTAGCAGTTTATTTGTTTACATATATTTTAATTAACTTTAAAGTATATTTAATAAGTACAATAGCATTGCTTACAAATTCAAATTTGAAAAAGGTGGAGAATTAAATGCAAAATAACGTTGATAAATTATTTATAAGGTTAGCAAAACTTTTCAGAACTATAGAAGAAAGTGGATTAACTAATGTAAAACTTATTGAAGAAAAAGATATTATTGATGAATTTTATAATAAGAGTGTAAGTATGGTTCTACGTGGTAAAATACCTGAACATATTGATTTGATTTTATCATTTGAACTTACAAGAGCAATAAGAGACAATTTTGATGATGAAGTGATTCAATGTTTAATTCTTGTGAAAAAATTAATAGAGCCTATAAGAAATTTAAAATATGATAATATAATTGAATTTGCAAAAGTTTGGGCATCCACAGAAGTTTATCATGAAATAAATGATGAAATACTTCAAAAATATGTACAAAGAGATTTTGAAAGAGGGGATTAATTTTTATGGCTTCATGGATGATTCATTTTAGAGTAGCAGATGGTATTAAAGATAGTATTAGAAATGTTGATATAGAAAAGTTTATTGTAGGAAATATTGCACCAGACTGTGGTGAATGGAGCAAAGATGGAAAAATATTAAATCCTCCCAAATATATTACACATTGGAAAAATATGAAAAATAAGAAGACAAGTCTAAAAGATGAATTTTTCTTAAAGTATCTTTCGCGTGGTGAAATGAATAGTTATAAATCTTTTTATTTAGGTTATTATGTTCATTTATTAACGGATATTTTATGGAAAAAGATTATATATACTCCAACAAAGGAAAAATATTTATATAAATTTAATAATATAAATAAACTAAATAGGAATATTAAAGCTGATTTGGCATGTATTGATCACATGTTTTTTAGAGATAATGCATTTGAAACTTTTAAAATGTTTTCGCATATCAAGAGTTTTCCAAATGTGTATCTTGATTATTATTCAGAAAAGGCAATTGAGAATAAAATTATTGAAATATCAAATTATTATACTAATTTTAATGGAAATTTAAATAGAGAATATCAGTTTTTAAATAAGGAAGAAGCTGATAAATTTGTTGTACAGGCAATTAGTGAAATAAAAGAGGATTTAATTGTAAAAGGCATAATATAAATTAATTCAAATGCTCTGCAAATAGAATAAAAAATTTTTAATGGGGGAATAAGTTTGAAAGACAATAAAATATTTATTGTCTTTATAGCAATATTTTTGGTTCTAATAGGAGTGAGTTCAAATGTTATTAAAAATAAGGAAAATAAAATAGTAGTTGAAAAACGGGTTAATGGAACAGATGAATATGAATTTTACAGTGAAATTATGAGTAGCAAAGAAGTTCAAAATGCAAGAGATATTCTTAGTAGCATTAAGTGGGAAAATGCAACAGTAAATATGGTGCGTAATGCTGATTATGTATTTCATTTTGAAGATACTAGGGAAAAACAAAAGCCAAATGGATTAATTTATGCACTATGGATAAGTCCTGATAAAGATAAAATAGAACTTGTCATAGATAGCGAAGTTAAGTATGTTCAATTAGACAAAGAAAAGTCTGAAAAGTTGTTTAAGATAATTACAGGTAAGAATTTGAGCGAGACTTAATAAGTCAACATAATGAATAATTATCTTATATTGTGTATTAATCCATTTTCCTTTAAAGGCAAGTTTAGGGGCATTAAGTTTATATAGAGTAACATTTCAAATACAACACATATTGAAGAAAAGACCTGTATAACTGTAAAATCTCTTGCAAAAGCCTTTAAGTTAACGGAAGATGAGGAAGAAGTATTTGTAGCTGGTGGTGTACAAGTGTATGAGGAAGCATTTCCTTATGCAGATAGAATATACATTACAGTAATACATAAAAAATAGATGGTAATGTACATTTTTCAGAGATTTATGAAGATGATTTTGTGAAAATTTATCAAGAATTAATTAATGGAGAAATACCATACAAATAGTATACGTATGATAGAAATAGGTAAAGAGATATCTTAATAATCAATAATATTTTTATAAAATGTTATGGTGATTTCTGAGATTAATATAAAACGTTGGAGGTTATTTATGGCTGAAGTTACACGATTAATAAAATATGAAGAATTAGATGAATTATTGCATCTGTATAGTCAATTACATCCTGATGATCCAGATGTCTATGAAAATAAAGAATTGAAAGATATATGGGATTCAATATATAATAATCCAAATTTTTATTATATTGTAGTTGAAGTAGACGGCAAAATAGTTTCATCTTGCAATATATCTATAATAAAAAATCTTACTAGAAATTTACGACCATATGGATTAATAGAAAATGTTATTACTGATTCTAATTATAGAAAAAAAGGACATGCTTCAAAGGCTTTAAATATGGCAGTAAATATAGCAGAAGATAATAATTGCTATAAAGTAATGCTTTTAACAGGCTCAAAGAAAGAAGAAACACTAAAATTTTATGAACAGGCAGGTTTTTCAAGAGGAATAAAAACTGGGTTTATTAAGAATTTATAATATATTTGAATTGTGGCATATAGCTGTTATGGTTAAAGTCATATAAATTATGCGACGATTAGATTAATAAATTGCTAATGGAAGTTATTATTGTGCAAATAAAGGAGGATGCTATTAATGGGAAAAATTTTATGTTTTATTTATGAAGGTATGGTTGATTTTGAAATGACATTAGCCTGTAATTTAGTAGATAAAGAAATAGTTCAAATTGCCTATGAAATTAAAGTTATAAAAAGCAAATCAGGTATGTGTTATTATCCTATGGCTACTGTTAAAGAAGCATTGGAATATACAGAGGTTGATGGTTTAATTATACCAGGGGGATATAATGATGAACAAAGAAATGAGTTAACAGAACTCATAAATAAACTAAATAACCAAGGTAAACTATTAGCTGCAATATGCGCAGGACCACAATATTTAGCTAGGGCAGGAGTATTAAAAGGTAAAAAATATACAACTACTTTAACTGAAGATAACCTTAAGGAATATTTTCCAATGGTATCAGAAGACCCATTTCCAAGGGATACATATATAAATCAAAATGTTGTAAGAGATAGTAATATAATTACAGCTGTAGGGAATGCCTTTGTAGATTTTTCTATAGAAATACTTGACTACTTTGGTAACTTTAATGATGAAGAAGAAAAGAAAAAATGTGCAAGTTATTATAAAGGTTTAAATTAATAGTCATTTATTTTGGGTTACAGACGAGAGTAAGAATGGGTTATGAAGGAAATTTAATTGAATGAAAAGTTTGATTTTCGAAAAAATAAAAAAGATGAACTAGTAAATATTATGAAAGATACATTTTATGCCTAGCGGAATAACAACTACTCAAGGTACAGTAGATCCAAGTTTAAAGGCTTTTATATGGAATATGTTTAATTTAATGTACTATGTTACAATAGAGATAATATAGGGGGATAGAGCAGATGGACAAACAATATTTTATAAAAACTGCAGAGGACTTTGTTGAGCGTTCACAAGATAACTATATAACAAAGGAAATAGCCATTTCGGAAAATGTTATAGGAATGAAAATTTTTGAAGCTCCAATTTTAGCATTTGGTTCTGCGGATGATGGGTACTTTACATTATTGAAACAACCATCAGCAATTGGGAAACACTTCATGCTTCCAAAAGAATGGTTACCACAATCCAAGACTGTTATATCATTTTTTTTACCGTTTAGTGAAGCAGTTAAAAAAGGAAATAGAAGGAATATGTCATGGCCTACTGAAGAATGGCTTCATGGACGTATTGAAGGTCAGAATTTGTTAAATAAGTTATGTATACATTTAAAGTCTGAATTGACGAATGAAGGTTATAATAGTGTTGTACCTACTTTAGATGAAAGATTCTGGTCGAATGCTAATAATCCAAATCATGAAGAAAAATTTACAAGCAACTGGTCTGAAAGACATGCTGCCTTTATATGTGGACTTGGAACATTCGGGCTTTCTAAAGGACTTATAACTCCAAAAGGTATATCTGGAAGATTCGGTAGTATTATTACAGAATTATATTTATCACCTGATAATAGAGAATATGAGAATATATATGAATACTGTTCAATGTGCGGTAAATGCGTAAAAAATTGTCCAGCCAATGCAATATCCATAAAAAATGGAAAAAATCATATTATATGTTCTGAATTTTTGGACAAGACAATGGAAAAACATAAGCCCAGATATGGTTGTGGAAAATGTCAGATAGATGTACCTTGTGAATCTAGAATACCCAGACAGCATAATGTAAAATGAATACTATATTTATATTAATTAGTATGCATCTTTTTTATTGTATAGGAAAGTATAAAAATCGCGCTCGCTGAAAGCGCGGCGTAGACTTGCATTAGAAAAATATATGTGGTAAATTGATGAAATGATTAAGAGTAAATTAAGAAGAATATTAGAGGAAAATTGGAATGAATTTTATAAAAGATATAAAAACAGAATTAGACCTAGTGTTATTGCAGAAGTAAAAAAAGTTATGAAATGCAAGGATATAAGTAATGGTTATATTGAATTAAAATGTAAGGAATGTGGCGAAATAAAGAAAGTTGGGTTCACTTGTAAAAGTAGATTTTGTACATCATGTGGAAAGGTTTATGTTGATAATTGGGTTAATGGAATGCTGGGAAAATTAATAAATGTAAAGCATAGACATATGGTATTTACAATACCAGAGGAACTTAGAAATTACTTCGGAAGAGAAAGAGATAGGCTGAAGTTACTTCCGCAATGTGCAGCTAAAGCTGTTACGAGTTGGATGTATAAGCAAAATAAAAAAGAAGAATTTATACCTGGAATTATAGCAGTTATACATACTTTTGGACGAGATTTAAAGTGGAATCCCCACGTCCACATGATGGTTACAGAAGGTGGAAAGGGTAAGCTAACTACCTGGAGAAATTTTAAATATTTTTCGTATGAAGCATTAAGAAAGAGATGGCAAAAAATATTATTAGATGAAATAATAAAAAGAGAAGGAAATAAAGATAGTTTTAGACGATTAAAGAACAAAATATATAAAAATAATAAAGATGGATTTTATGTTCATGCTAAAAATGAAATAAAATCAGCAAAGATAGCTGCAAAATATATTGGAAGATATGTTGGACGACCTGCGATAGCAGAATCAAGAATAATTGCGTATGATGGTGAAAGTGTAACATTTAAATATAAAAGACATGAAGACAATAAAGAAATAATAGAGAAAGTGCCAGTCTTTGAGTTTATAAAAAAAGTTATAATACATATACCAGACAAGAATTTTAAAATGGTGAGATATTTTGGACTGTATTCGAGGAGATGTAAGGATAAAGATCAATTTATCAAGATGATAGATAAGAAAATAATACAAATTAAGAAATCAATAGAAAAGTGGGAATATCGAATTCTTGCGTCTTTTGGGGTAGATCCATGCAAATGTTCTAAATGTGGTGGTAAGATGAGATTTAATGATATAGTGTATCCACGATACGGCTCGATGCGAGAATATTTTAAAGATAAATTTATAAGTGAAGGGAAAGAAAAATTAGAAAACATCCTGGAAATATATGCAATTGCAAAAGGAGTACTATATGGTAAAATAAAGCCGACAACAACATAGTTGGAGGGATGTTAAGTGAAAGATATAATACCATATAAATGTTTAAATTGTGGAATAACAGAAAATATACCTAGGGAGGTTGTAGAATACTTTGATGAGATGGATCAAAGTAATATAGATGAACCGCCTTGTTTTTCATGCGAAAAATGTGGTGGAGTTATGAGACCTAAAGAATACAATGGGGTATATGGCAAAAGTTATAAACTATAAGAAGAAAACCATAGAGGAACAGCAATCTCTATGGTTTTTAATTTAACTATTAATAATTTCTCCGAAGGAGCGTGTCGCAGACACTTTTGTTCTATTATGAACCAATAAAAATGAATAGCAAATTATAAAATCGTACTATTCAGGAGATTGAATTTGCGATTTTTTAAGTGTGCAATTTTCGTATTTCACGCAGTAAATTTAGAAAATGTTCTTTGAAAATTGAATAATATGATAAATAAAATAATATTGTATCAGAAATGTGTTATAATATCCCAATATGGCTGAGGTAATAAAATGAAAGGAGTATGAAATATGGATGAACTGTATTTAATGCAATTAGATTATTTATTAAGGCTCTGCATTGCTGCAATATGTGGGATGGCTATTGGATATGAAAGAAAAAATCGAATGAAAGAGGCTGGAATTAGAACACATTTTATCGTGGCTATAGGGGCAGCACTTATAATGATTATATCAAAATATGGATTCCAAGATCAGATAGGATGGCCGAATATGTCTCTTGATCCATCACGTATAGCTGCTCAAGTTGTCACAGGAGTTGGATTCCTTGGGGCAGGGATAATTTTTATGCAAAAGCAAACAATAGTAGGATTAACAACTGCAGCAGGAGTTTGGGCTACAGCAGCTATAGGTTTGGCTATAGGTTCTGGGCTCTATTTCGTTGGAATAGCAGCTACTACCATTACTATATTGGGACAAATACTTTTGCATGGTAAAATTAGATTTTTATCATCTCCAAAGACAGAAACATTAACGTTGCAAATTGTGGATGAGCCAGATGCTATTAAATTTCTTCAAGAAATCTTTGAAGATAATGAGATAACTATAATTAATTTAAAGAGCAGGAGAGATGAAAAATCCTCATTAATAGATGTGAAAGTTGTGATAAGAATATACGAATCATTTAATATGACTAAATTCTTAAATATATTGCAAAGTAAAGATTTTATAAGGTCTTTAGAATTTTAAGGAGAAATAAGTTATACTAATAAAGAATAAATTTAATAAAAGCAATGGCTATAAAAATACTGTATTATTCAAAAAAATGGATTTACAGTGTTTTTTATTTAGCAGTACTAAGATAAGTTCCTATAAAGAGGAGCCTACAACTTTGGTAAGTAATTTAAGGAAATTGTCTTTAGCAAGTATATCATAGGTAAAAGCTAAAAGAAAATACTAGTAAAATCATGAAAAATAAATTGTAATATTTATTGAATAATGCGATATTAACAATATATGTTATAATAAAAAATATATTATTAAGAGGATGTAAAGTTTATGATTAATGAATATTGTCCTAAATGTCATGAATCACAAGCATGATAATGGCTACAACAGAAAAAGATGATAACTCATAATAGAAAAAGAAGTCAAATTATTTTGGGGAAATATTATTTAGAATACAAGCTAAAAGAGGGCGTGGCAATTATAGGTATGAAACAGCACTGGTGTGGACCTAACGGAGCAATTAATTCAAAATGGACATGGCGATTATAACCTCTAATTAATCTTTTCATGTTTTAGATAGATTAGACCTTGAAGATATAAAGACGCAAAAATCCTATATTTTTAACACTGTTATTTTAGGTAGATTAGGTAGAAATCCTTAGTCTACCTTTATATTTTGTAAATTATAAATTTACAAAATATATTTATTTGACAAGAATCTGACAAAATTTGATAGTATTATTATATATAGAGGTGAGAACAATGAGATACTTAACAATAACTGATGTATTTATAAAAAGAAATAAAATAAATGGAAGAATAATAGATATTAATAAGTTAAAAGAAAATATTTCAGATTATAGGATATGGTTAGAAAAAACT harbors:
- a CDS encoding dihydrofolate reductase, encoding MTVKSLAKAFKLTEDEEEVFVAGGVQVYEEAFPYADRIYITVIHKK
- a CDS encoding GNAT family N-acetyltransferase, translating into MAEVTRLIKYEELDELLHLYSQLHPDDPDVYENKELKDIWDSIYNNPNFYYIVVEVDGKIVSSCNISIIKNLTRNLRPYGLIENVITDSNYRKKGHASKALNMAVNIAEDNNCYKVMLLTGSKKEETLKFYEQAGFSRGIKTGFIKNL
- a CDS encoding zinc dependent phospholipase C family protein; this translates as MASWMIHFRVADGIKDSIRNVDIEKFIVGNIAPDCGEWSKDGKILNPPKYITHWKNMKNKKTSLKDEFFLKYLSRGEMNSYKSFYLGYYVHLLTDILWKKIIYTPTKEKYLYKFNNINKLNRNIKADLACIDHMFFRDNAFETFKMFSHIKSFPNVYLDYYSEKAIENKIIEISNYYTNFNGNLNREYQFLNKEEADKFVVQAISEIKEDLIVKGII
- a CDS encoding 4Fe-4S binding protein → MDKQYFIKTAEDFVERSQDNYITKEIAISENVIGMKIFEAPILAFGSADDGYFTLLKQPSAIGKHFMLPKEWLPQSKTVISFFLPFSEAVKKGNRRNMSWPTEEWLHGRIEGQNLLNKLCIHLKSELTNEGYNSVVPTLDERFWSNANNPNHEEKFTSNWSERHAAFICGLGTFGLSKGLITPKGISGRFGSIITELYLSPDNREYENIYEYCSMCGKCVKNCPANAISIKNGKNHIICSEFLDKTMEKHKPRYGCGKCQIDVPCESRIPRQHNVK
- a CDS encoding MgtC/SapB family protein, whose translation is MDELYLMQLDYLLRLCIAAICGMAIGYERKNRMKEAGIRTHFIVAIGAALIMIISKYGFQDQIGWPNMSLDPSRIAAQVVTGVGFLGAGIIFMQKQTIVGLTTAAGVWATAAIGLAIGSGLYFVGIAATTITILGQILLHGKIRFLSSPKTETLTLQIVDEPDAIKFLQEIFEDNEITIINLKSRRDEKSSLIDVKVVIRIYESFNMTKFLNILQSKDFIRSLEF
- a CDS encoding IS91 family transposase, with protein sequence MIKSKLRRILEENWNEFYKRYKNRIRPSVIAEVKKVMKCKDISNGYIELKCKECGEIKKVGFTCKSRFCTSCGKVYVDNWVNGMLGKLINVKHRHMVFTIPEELRNYFGRERDRLKLLPQCAAKAVTSWMYKQNKKEEFIPGIIAVIHTFGRDLKWNPHVHMMVTEGGKGKLTTWRNFKYFSYEALRKRWQKILLDEIIKREGNKDSFRRLKNKIYKNNKDGFYVHAKNEIKSAKIAAKYIGRYVGRPAIAESRIIAYDGESVTFKYKRHEDNKEIIEKVPVFEFIKKVIIHIPDKNFKMVRYFGLYSRRCKDKDQFIKMIDKKIIQIKKSIEKWEYRILASFGVDPCKCSKCGGKMRFNDIVYPRYGSMREYFKDKFISEGKEKLENILEIYAIAKGVLYGKIKPTTT
- a CDS encoding DJ-1/PfpI family protein; translation: MGKILCFIYEGMVDFEMTLACNLVDKEIVQIAYEIKVIKSKSGMCYYPMATVKEALEYTEVDGLIIPGGYNDEQRNELTELINKLNNQGKLLAAICAGPQYLARAGVLKGKKYTTTLTEDNLKEYFPMVSEDPFPRDTYINQNVVRDSNIITAVGNAFVDFSIEILDYFGNFNDEEEKKKCASYYKGLN